A portion of the Streptomyces sp. NBC_00376 genome contains these proteins:
- a CDS encoding proline dehydrogenase family protein, which produces MLGPVILAASRSDKMRRFVSAAPGTKQVVDRFIAGETVDQVVPIIEDAAGKGLEVTLDVVGEDITTPEQASAARDAYLELIERLKDLGLGTKAEMSVKLSMFGQALDGGHELALANVRPVVEAAAAIGTTVTLDAEDHTTLDSMFAIHEELRKDFPQTGCVIQAYLFRTEDDARRLAAAGSRVRIVKGAYKEPASVAYQDKAEIDKAYVRILRILMEGDGYPMIGSHDPRLIAIAQELGRKAGRKLDEYEFQMLYGIRSEEHLRLAAEGHRMRVYTAYGTDWYGYFMRRLAEKPANLLFFGRSILTKG; this is translated from the coding sequence GTGCTGGGTCCCGTGATTCTCGCCGCGTCCCGCAGCGACAAGATGCGCCGTTTCGTCTCGGCCGCACCTGGCACCAAGCAGGTCGTCGACCGGTTCATCGCCGGTGAGACCGTCGACCAGGTCGTCCCGATCATCGAGGACGCGGCCGGCAAGGGGCTCGAAGTCACCCTCGACGTGGTGGGCGAGGACATCACCACCCCCGAGCAGGCCTCCGCCGCCCGCGACGCCTACCTCGAACTGATCGAGCGCCTCAAGGACCTGGGCCTGGGCACCAAGGCCGAGATGTCCGTCAAGCTCTCCATGTTCGGCCAAGCGCTGGACGGCGGCCACGAGCTGGCGCTCGCCAACGTCCGCCCGGTCGTCGAGGCCGCCGCCGCGATCGGCACCACGGTCACGCTGGACGCCGAGGACCACACCACCCTCGACTCGATGTTCGCCATCCACGAGGAGCTGCGGAAGGACTTCCCGCAGACCGGCTGTGTGATCCAGGCCTACCTGTTCCGCACCGAGGACGACGCCCGCCGCCTGGCCGCCGCCGGCAGCCGCGTCCGCATCGTGAAGGGCGCCTACAAGGAGCCCGCCTCCGTCGCGTACCAGGACAAGGCCGAGATCGACAAGGCGTACGTCCGCATCCTGCGGATCCTCATGGAGGGCGACGGCTACCCGATGATCGGGTCCCACGACCCGCGTCTGATCGCCATCGCCCAGGAGCTGGGCCGCAAGGCCGGGCGCAAGCTGGACGAGTACGAATTCCAGATGCTGTACGGCATCCGCAGCGAGGAGCACCTCCGGCTCGCGGCCGAGGGCCACCGGATGCGCGTCTACACGGCGTACGGCACCGACTGGTACGGCTACTTCATGCGCCGCCTCGCCGAGAAGCCGGCGAACCTGCTGTTCTTCGGCCGCTCGATCCTCACCAAGGGCTGA
- a CDS encoding TetR/AcrR family transcriptional regulator translates to MGHREDLLEGAKRCLLEKGYARTTARDIVAASGTNLASIGYHYGSKEALLNLAFVKVTEEWGDLLTEDGEERAEGGEAPGAPLDQFRDTWERVIDSFEETRSVWQLQMEVVSRIDQDPELRKALLDPQREGRDGLAEGMLGIDPEKDPEKARVAGLFCQALLAGVMVQWLMDSESAPSAQDLTDGLKAVLEGREGCDS, encoded by the coding sequence ATGGGACATCGTGAGGATCTGCTCGAAGGCGCCAAGCGCTGCCTGCTGGAGAAGGGGTACGCCCGGACGACGGCGCGCGACATCGTGGCCGCCTCCGGCACGAACCTCGCCTCCATCGGCTACCACTACGGCTCCAAGGAGGCCCTGCTCAACCTCGCCTTCGTCAAGGTGACGGAGGAGTGGGGGGATCTGCTCACCGAGGACGGGGAGGAGCGCGCGGAGGGCGGCGAGGCGCCCGGGGCGCCGCTCGACCAGTTCCGCGACACCTGGGAGCGGGTGATCGACAGCTTCGAGGAGACCCGGTCCGTCTGGCAGCTCCAGATGGAGGTCGTCTCCCGGATCGACCAGGACCCGGAGTTGCGGAAGGCCCTGCTGGACCCGCAGCGCGAGGGGCGCGACGGGCTCGCCGAGGGCATGCTCGGCATCGACCCGGAGAAGGACCCGGAGAAGGCGCGGGTGGCCGGGCTGTTCTGCCAGGCGCTGCTCGCGGGCGTGATGGTGCAGTGGCTGATGGACAGTGAATCCGCCCCGTCCGCACAGGACTTGACGGACGGTCTGAAGGCCGTGCTGGAGGGCCGGGAAGGCTGTGACTCCTGA
- a CDS encoding PucR family transcriptional regulator gives MKGDYQELVDEISGLLGAPATLENRDFGLVAFGAHDSDDDTAMDPVRTRSILTRRSTPAVRAWFEGFGITRATGPVRIPAAPEAGVFRDRICLPVRHRGAVLGYVWLLDADPGPTDEQLRAAMEVAARIGALLAEEARAGTDPSREFGAVLTAGRGWQRDMAVAALHEALGPDALGLHTVVCVTPWPDDPPSVRTVPSAAALSAIPGAGGFPSLAALVRLRSTDVLDPALTAADRLRSAAGRDATAGVAVPRRGLTELAAAWHEAVAAARAATAESRFGPVARWSAIGPYRLLTALPPEAVADPAVRTLLTPPHRDLARTAEVFLDCAGQASRTAAALGVHRQTLYYRLSRIQQLTGLDLNDGEDRLLLHMALKGARLRS, from the coding sequence GTGAAGGGCGATTACCAGGAGCTGGTCGACGAGATCTCCGGGCTGCTCGGCGCCCCCGCGACGCTGGAGAACCGGGACTTCGGCCTGGTCGCCTTCGGCGCCCACGACAGCGACGACGACACCGCGATGGACCCGGTCCGCACCCGCTCGATCCTGACCCGCCGCTCCACGCCCGCCGTCCGCGCCTGGTTCGAGGGCTTCGGCATCACCCGCGCCACCGGCCCGGTCCGCATCCCGGCGGCCCCGGAGGCCGGGGTCTTCCGGGACCGGATCTGTCTTCCGGTACGCCATCGGGGTGCCGTGCTCGGTTACGTATGGCTGCTCGACGCCGACCCCGGACCGACCGACGAACAGCTGAGGGCGGCGATGGAGGTGGCGGCCCGTATCGGGGCGCTGCTCGCCGAGGAGGCGCGGGCGGGCACCGATCCGTCCCGGGAGTTCGGCGCGGTCCTGACCGCCGGGCGGGGCTGGCAGCGCGACATGGCGGTGGCCGCGCTGCACGAGGCGCTGGGGCCGGACGCGCTGGGGCTGCACACGGTGGTGTGCGTGACGCCGTGGCCGGACGATCCGCCGTCGGTCCGTACGGTCCCGTCGGCGGCGGCGCTGTCCGCGATCCCCGGGGCCGGGGGGTTCCCCTCGCTGGCCGCGCTGGTCCGGCTGCGTTCCACCGATGTCCTCGACCCGGCGCTCACCGCCGCCGACCGGCTGCGTTCCGCCGCGGGCCGGGACGCCACCGCCGGGGTCGCCGTGCCCCGCCGGGGCCTTACGGAACTGGCCGCGGCCTGGCACGAGGCGGTGGCCGCCGCCCGCGCGGCGACGGCCGAGTCCCGGTTCGGCCCGGTCGCGCGATGGTCGGCGATCGGGCCATACCGGCTGCTGACCGCACTCCCCCCGGAAGCCGTCGCGGATCCGGCGGTCCGCACCCTGCTCACGCCGCCGCACAGGGATCTGGCCCGCACCGCCGAGGTGTTCCTCGACTGCGCGGGCCAGGCGTCCCGGACGGCCGCCGCTCTCGGCGTCCACCGTCAGACGCTCTACTACCGGCTCTCCCGGATCCAGCAGCTCACCGGCCTCGATCTCAACGACGGCGAGGACCGGCTGTTGCTGCACATGGCGCTCAAGGGCGCGCGGCTCAGGAGTTAG
- a CDS encoding phosphatidate cytidylyltransferase: MSAVLIAEEAAARAVPLVAGVLGAGGVAVAVLPSKVRMRAELRKRWRTWALVAPVFLGAYFLGGGGTFALAAGLGVVAAGEFARMAALRRGDLAVLVTASVALPALAWLAPRLLDVRAAALLLVVAALPSVLGGDDRAGFTRTARTAFGLLWIPVALTGLVTLGDTAVAVGLAVALGDVGAWCGGTALGRRGPPARPLSPLSPNKTWAGVLGAGVATALLLLVLGEFTFPLWFAVIGGCVLGDLLESMVKRESGVKDAGSWLPGFGGLLDRIDSLLVALLLAMVMT; the protein is encoded by the coding sequence ATGAGCGCCGTACTGATCGCCGAGGAGGCCGCGGCGCGGGCCGTACCGCTGGTCGCGGGGGTGCTGGGGGCGGGCGGTGTCGCCGTCGCCGTGCTGCCGTCGAAGGTCCGGATGCGGGCCGAGCTGCGCAAGCGGTGGCGTACCTGGGCTCTGGTGGCGCCGGTCTTCCTGGGGGCGTACTTCCTGGGCGGCGGCGGGACGTTCGCGCTGGCCGCCGGGCTCGGGGTGGTCGCGGCGGGCGAGTTCGCGCGGATGGCGGCGCTGCGCCGGGGCGATCTCGCGGTGCTCGTGACGGCCTCGGTGGCGCTCCCCGCGCTGGCCTGGCTGGCGCCGCGGCTCCTCGACGTCCGGGCGGCGGCGCTGCTGCTGGTCGTGGCGGCGCTTCCGTCGGTACTCGGCGGGGACGACCGGGCCGGCTTCACCCGCACCGCGCGCACCGCCTTCGGGCTGCTGTGGATCCCGGTCGCGCTGACCGGTCTGGTGACGCTCGGGGACACGGCGGTCGCGGTGGGGCTCGCGGTGGCGCTCGGCGATGTCGGCGCCTGGTGCGGCGGTACGGCGCTGGGCCGCCGGGGCCCGCCGGCCCGGCCGCTGTCGCCGCTCTCCCCCAACAAGACCTGGGCGGGGGTGCTCGGCGCTGGGGTGGCGACGGCCCTGTTGCTGCTCGTGCTCGGCGAGTTCACCTTCCCGCTGTGGTTCGCGGTGATCGGCGGCTGTGTCCTCGGTGACCTGCTCGAATCGATGGTCAAGCGCGAGTCGGGGGTGAAGGACGCGGGCAGCTGGCTGCCCGGCTTCGGCGGCCTCCTCGACCGGATCGACTCCCTGTTGGTGGCCCTTCTCCTGGCGATGGTGATGACATGA
- a CDS encoding DUF1877 family protein yields MSFSMQARAVPAARLPQDFAGVSAVFADTDDEFDRLETDLHISKDFSDVHELCLTAPPGHGSGELPVFGGDIHEDPAGIEAPSLTLTAAQVREAVEFLRTHPFDGLWDASGGGVAAHWGWQEPEVRAVFAAHFRRLADFYERAAGGGDAVVKRFLY; encoded by the coding sequence ATGAGCTTCAGCATGCAGGCACGGGCCGTTCCGGCCGCCCGGCTGCCGCAGGACTTCGCGGGGGTGTCGGCGGTCTTCGCCGACACGGACGACGAGTTCGACCGCCTGGAGACGGATCTGCACATCTCCAAGGACTTCTCCGACGTGCACGAGCTGTGTCTCACCGCACCGCCCGGCCACGGCAGCGGGGAGCTTCCCGTATTCGGCGGGGACATCCACGAGGACCCGGCAGGCATCGAGGCGCCGTCGCTCACGCTGACCGCGGCGCAGGTGCGGGAGGCGGTGGAGTTCCTCCGCACCCATCCGTTCGACGGACTGTGGGACGCGTCCGGTGGTGGTGTCGCCGCGCACTGGGGGTGGCAGGAGCCCGAGGTCCGCGCCGTGTTCGCCGCCCACTTCCGGCGATTGGCGGACTTCTACGAGCGCGCGGCGGGCGGGGGCGACGCGGTGGTGAAGCGGTTCCTGTACTGA
- the serA gene encoding phosphoglycerate dehydrogenase — translation MSSKPVVLIAEELSPATVDALGPDFDIRHCNGADRAELLPAIADVDAILVRSATKVDAEAIAAAKKLKVVARAGVGLDNVDVSAATKAGVMVVNAPTSNIVTAAELACGLLVATARNIPQANTALKNGEWKRSKYTGVELSEKTLGVVGLGRIGVLVAQRMSAFGMKIVAYDPYVQPARAAQMGVKLLTLDELLEVADFITVHLPKTPETLGLIGDEALHKVKPSVRIVNAARGGIVDEVALASALKEGRVAGAGLDVYAKEPCTDSPLFEFDQVVCTPHLGASTDEAQEKAGIAVAKSVRLALAGELVPDAVNVQGGVIAEDVRPGLPLAEKLGRIFTALAGEVAVRLDVEVYGEITQHDVKVLELSALKGVFEDVVDETVSYVNAPLFAQERGVEVRLTTSSESPDHRNVVTVRGTLSGGEEVSVSGTLAGPKHLQKIVAVGEYDVDLALADHMVVLRYEDRPGVVGTVGRILGEAGLNIAGMQVSRTGAGGEALVVLTVDDDVPASVLGEISTEIGANSARTVNLTD, via the coding sequence GTGAGCTCGAAACCTGTCGTACTCATCGCTGAAGAGCTGTCGCCCGCCACGGTGGACGCGCTGGGACCGGACTTCGACATCCGGCACTGCAACGGCGCGGACCGCGCCGAGCTCCTCCCCGCGATCGCCGATGTCGACGCCATCCTGGTGCGCTCCGCCACCAAGGTCGACGCCGAGGCCATCGCCGCCGCGAAGAAGCTGAAGGTCGTCGCCCGTGCCGGCGTCGGTCTGGACAACGTCGACGTCTCCGCCGCCACCAAGGCCGGCGTGATGGTCGTCAACGCGCCGACCTCCAACATCGTCACCGCCGCCGAGCTGGCCTGCGGTCTGCTGGTCGCCACCGCGCGCAACATCCCGCAGGCCAACACCGCCCTCAAGAACGGCGAGTGGAAGCGCTCCAAGTACACCGGTGTCGAGCTCAGCGAGAAGACCCTCGGCGTCGTCGGCCTCGGCCGCATCGGCGTCCTGGTCGCGCAGCGCATGTCGGCCTTCGGCATGAAGATCGTCGCGTACGACCCCTATGTGCAGCCGGCGCGCGCCGCGCAGATGGGCGTCAAGCTCCTCACGCTCGACGAGCTGCTCGAGGTCGCCGACTTCATCACGGTGCACCTGCCCAAGACCCCCGAGACGCTCGGCCTGATCGGCGACGAGGCGCTGCACAAGGTGAAGCCCTCGGTCCGCATCGTCAACGCCGCCCGCGGCGGCATCGTCGACGAGGTGGCGCTCGCCTCCGCCCTCAAGGAGGGCCGGGTCGCCGGCGCCGGCCTCGACGTGTACGCGAAGGAGCCCTGCACGGACTCCCCGCTGTTCGAGTTCGACCAGGTCGTCTGCACCCCGCACCTCGGCGCCTCCACCGACGAGGCCCAGGAGAAGGCGGGCATCGCGGTCGCCAAGTCCGTGCGCCTGGCCCTCGCCGGCGAGCTCGTGCCGGACGCGGTCAACGTCCAGGGCGGTGTGATCGCCGAGGACGTGCGCCCGGGTCTGCCGCTCGCCGAGAAGCTCGGCCGGATCTTCACCGCGCTCGCGGGCGAGGTCGCGGTCCGCCTCGATGTCGAGGTGTACGGCGAGATCACCCAGCACGACGTCAAGGTGCTCGAACTCTCCGCGCTCAAGGGCGTGTTCGAGGACGTCGTCGACGAGACCGTGTCGTACGTGAACGCCCCGCTCTTCGCGCAGGAGCGCGGTGTCGAGGTCCGCCTCACCACCAGCTCCGAGTCGCCCGACCACCGTAACGTGGTCACCGTCCGCGGCACGCTCTCGGGCGGCGAGGAGGTCTCGGTCTCCGGCACGCTGGCCGGACCCAAGCACCTCCAGAAGATCGTCGCCGTCGGCGAGTACGACGTGGACCTGGCGCTGGCCGACCACATGGTGGTGCTGCGTTACGAGGACCGTCCCGGTGTCGTCGGCACGGTCGGCCGGATCCTCGGCGAGGCCGGTCTGAACATCGCGGGCATGCAGGTCTCGCGGACGGGCGCGGGCGGCGAGGCGCTGGTCGTGCTCACCGTCGACGATGACGTCCCGGCGTCGGTGCTCGGTGAGATCTCCACCGAGATCGGTGCCAACTCGGCCCGTACGGTGAACCTGACCGACTGA
- a CDS encoding NAD-dependent epimerase/dehydratase family protein gives MLTLVTGATGEVGRRFVPRLLQRTAPGDTVRVIVRDAERGERFAALGAEVVVGDLREPDDVTKAVAGTDAVVNIAAAFRGVPDDEMWAVNRDAALLLGRTAVDSGTGRFVQVGTNLAYGAGRGRPLTEDDVTVPGGPMWGAYAQSKAAADEGLLALHRTHGLDVRIGTLAFVYGEGDPHLTQVMRWVGEWAATQRLAMVHHADVAQGLLRLLFAPGPAGRRYNFSDDAPVTAVDLHRLNGVPVQAGMADRVDPDPWYGLMSNLRARDELGHRPLYPSVWTARDAGAL, from the coding sequence ATGCTGACTCTGGTGACAGGTGCGACGGGTGAGGTCGGACGGCGCTTCGTCCCCCGGCTGCTGCAACGAACCGCTCCCGGTGACACGGTCCGGGTGATCGTGCGCGACGCGGAGCGCGGTGAGCGGTTCGCCGCGCTGGGGGCGGAGGTCGTCGTGGGTGACCTGCGCGAGCCGGACGACGTGACGAAGGCGGTGGCCGGGACGGACGCGGTGGTGAACATCGCGGCGGCGTTCCGCGGCGTGCCCGACGACGAGATGTGGGCGGTCAACCGCGACGCCGCCCTGCTACTCGGCCGGACGGCGGTGGACTCGGGGACCGGCAGGTTCGTCCAGGTCGGCACCAACCTCGCCTACGGCGCGGGGCGCGGCAGGCCGCTCACGGAGGACGACGTCACAGTGCCCGGCGGGCCCATGTGGGGCGCGTACGCGCAGTCCAAGGCGGCGGCCGACGAGGGGCTCCTCGCCCTGCACCGCACGCACGGGCTCGACGTCCGCATCGGCACCCTGGCCTTCGTGTACGGGGAGGGCGACCCGCACCTCACGCAGGTGATGCGGTGGGTGGGGGAATGGGCCGCGACGCAGCGTCTGGCGATGGTGCACCACGCGGACGTCGCCCAGGGCCTGTTGCGGCTGCTGTTCGCTCCCGGCCCGGCGGGCCGCCGCTACAACTTCTCGGACGACGCCCCCGTCACGGCGGTGGACCTGCACCGGCTCAACGGGGTGCCGGTGCAGGCCGGGATGGCGGACCGGGTCGACCCCGACCCCTGGTACGGACTGATGTCGAACCTGCGGGCCCGCGACGAACTGGGCCACCGGCCGCTGTACCCGTCGGTGTGGACGGCACGGGACGCGGGCGCGCTGTAG
- a CDS encoding CDP-alcohol phosphatidyltransferase family protein: MNGLYALKPWYADRLSGVRVSLVRREVSPDTLTAAGVVSAAGAAAALAWLPAPLAALPVALLLAARLAFANLDGALARETGRTTRRGSVLNELGDRVADLVVLAGFLALAPLWLVAVAGLAATLPSWVSLAGAAAGAPRRNGGPVGKTERCLLVVVAAASGWAVPVLAVIAAGSLLTAALRLAGLWRELA, translated from the coding sequence ATGAACGGCCTCTACGCTCTCAAGCCCTGGTACGCGGACCGCCTCTCCGGCGTTCGCGTCTCGCTGGTCCGCCGTGAGGTGTCGCCCGACACCCTCACCGCGGCCGGTGTGGTCTCGGCGGCCGGTGCCGCCGCCGCGCTGGCCTGGCTGCCCGCTCCGCTCGCCGCCCTGCCGGTCGCCCTGCTGCTCGCGGCCCGGCTCGCCTTCGCCAACCTGGACGGCGCGCTGGCCCGCGAGACGGGCCGGACGACCCGGCGCGGCTCGGTGCTCAACGAGCTCGGTGACCGGGTGGCCGATCTGGTCGTGCTGGCCGGCTTCCTGGCGCTCGCCCCGCTGTGGCTGGTGGCGGTGGCCGGGCTCGCGGCGACCCTGCCGTCCTGGGTGTCGCTGGCCGGGGCGGCGGCGGGCGCGCCCCGGCGCAACGGCGGCCCGGTCGGCAAGACCGAGCGCTGTCTGCTGGTCGTGGTCGCGGCGGCGAGCGGGTGGGCCGTACCCGTCCTGGCCGTGATCGCCGCCGGTTCGCTGCTCACCGCGGCGCTCCGGCTGGCGGGCCTGTGGCGGGAGCTGGCATGA
- a CDS encoding lysophospholipid acyltransferase family protein has translation MTRTLAHVPARVALPARSRFAAALRRGLWWGVLSLTGGVERRGRLPRGGCVVVANHSSHADTAALLAALDARHTPAIGAAADYWFASPWRRRICRRLAAGFPVRRSGGGMDDLLSMADELRSGRAVVLFPEGTRGKDGELGSFHRGALVLAERAGVPVVPVGIAGTDRLLPKHGRLRSALVRVSIGDPLPSTTGPREARDAVVALHARTVAEPLRDSATRRRVASVVTSRWGIPLASGWALAEALSWPLMPELLLGAVCVAVPRAALRMSLGALAGSLAGGLLALQLASAGVHLPAPLTTDRMRAHVRAELALEGASAVRHQPWNGIPFKVYGAEAGRAGVPALDWLTASATARGSRTLTVGLGFAAFGLLMRRHRRQYGRCLVLLGGGFAAGLSLIVNGWA, from the coding sequence ATGACCCGCACCCTTGCGCACGTACCTGCACGGGTCGCGCTGCCCGCCCGCTCCCGGTTCGCCGCCGCGCTCCGGCGCGGCCTGTGGTGGGGCGTCCTCAGCCTCACCGGCGGGGTGGAGCGGCGTGGCCGGCTGCCGCGCGGCGGCTGCGTCGTCGTCGCCAACCACTCCTCGCACGCGGACACGGCGGCGCTCCTCGCCGCGCTCGACGCCCGGCACACCCCGGCGATCGGCGCGGCGGCCGACTACTGGTTCGCCTCGCCGTGGCGGCGCCGGATCTGCCGCCGGCTCGCGGCCGGGTTCCCGGTGCGGCGCAGTGGCGGCGGCATGGACGACCTGCTGTCCATGGCGGACGAGCTGCGCTCCGGCCGGGCGGTCGTCCTGTTCCCGGAGGGAACCCGGGGCAAGGACGGTGAGCTGGGCTCCTTCCATCGCGGCGCGCTCGTGCTGGCCGAGCGGGCCGGGGTCCCGGTGGTGCCGGTGGGGATCGCGGGCACTGACCGGCTGCTGCCCAAGCACGGCCGACTGCGCTCGGCGCTGGTGCGGGTCTCGATCGGTGACCCGCTGCCGTCGACGACCGGTCCTCGGGAGGCCCGCGACGCGGTGGTGGCGCTGCACGCGCGTACGGTCGCCGAGCCGCTGCGGGACTCCGCGACGCGGCGCCGGGTGGCGTCGGTCGTGACCTCGCGCTGGGGCATCCCGCTGGCGTCCGGGTGGGCGCTGGCGGAGGCGCTGAGCTGGCCGCTGATGCCGGAACTGCTGCTGGGCGCGGTCTGTGTGGCGGTGCCGCGGGCGGCGCTGCGGATGTCGCTGGGCGCGCTCGCCGGCAGCCTGGCCGGGGGCCTGCTCGCCCTTCAGCTGGCCTCGGCCGGTGTGCACCTGCCCGCCCCGCTGACCACGGACCGGATGCGGGCACACGTCCGGGCCGAACTCGCGCTGGAGGGGGCGTCGGCGGTGCGGCACCAGCCGTGGAACGGCATTCCGTTCAAGGTGTACGGGGCCGAGGCGGGCCGCGCCGGTGTGCCCGCGCTCGACTGGCTCACCGCTTCGGCGACGGCCCGGGGTTCCCGGACGCTCACCGTGGGGCTCGGCTTCGCCGCCTTCGGGCTGCTGATGCGCCGCCACCGCCGCCAGTACGGCCGCTGTCTGGTCCTGCTGGGCGGCGGGTTCGCGGCGGGGCTGTCACTGATCGTGAACGGCTGGGCCTGA
- the pruA gene encoding L-glutamate gamma-semialdehyde dehydrogenase, which translates to MDAVTQVPAPVNEPVHSYAPGSPERARLEVKLKELSQNPIDLPMTIGGEKRMGGGERFDVVQPHNHKAVIGTFAAATQQDAQDAIDAALAAAPAWRAMSFDDRAAIILRAAELLSGPWRETLAASTMLGQSKTAQQAEIDTPCELVDFWRFNVHYARQILAEQPPANSPGVWNRMDHRPLEGFVYAITPFNFTAIAGNLPTAPALMGNVVVWKPSPTQTHAAVLLMQLLEEAGLPKGVINLVTGDGIAVSEVALNHRDLAGIHFTGSTPTFQHLWKTVGTNIANYRTYPRLVGETGGKDFVVAHPSADHAVLKTALTRGSFEFQGQKCSASSRAYVPASIWNSGFKEEFAAEVDSITMGDVTDLSNFIGAVIDDRSFAKNKAAIDRAKADPSCTIIAGGTYDDSVGYFVRPTVIECTDPENEVFTTEYFGPILAVHVYEDDAYDAMLEQMESVSDYALTGSVIANDRAAAAYTMEKLRYAAGNFYINDKSTGAVVGQQPFGGGRASGTNDKAGAPQNLQRWTLTRAIKETLVPPTDYTYPHQG; encoded by the coding sequence ATGGACGCTGTGACCCAGGTCCCCGCGCCGGTCAACGAGCCGGTCCACTCCTACGCCCCGGGCTCCCCGGAGCGCGCCCGCCTGGAGGTGAAGCTCAAGGAGCTCAGCCAGAACCCGATCGACCTTCCGATGACCATCGGTGGCGAGAAGCGGATGGGCGGCGGCGAGCGGTTCGACGTCGTGCAGCCGCACAACCACAAGGCCGTCATCGGCACGTTCGCGGCTGCCACGCAGCAGGACGCGCAGGACGCGATCGACGCCGCGCTCGCCGCCGCCCCGGCCTGGCGCGCGATGTCCTTCGACGACCGTGCCGCGATCATCCTGCGCGCCGCCGAGCTGCTGTCCGGCCCGTGGCGCGAGACGCTGGCCGCGTCCACGATGCTCGGCCAGTCGAAGACCGCCCAGCAGGCCGAGATCGACACCCCCTGCGAGCTCGTCGACTTCTGGCGCTTCAACGTGCACTACGCGCGCCAGATCCTCGCCGAGCAGCCCCCGGCCAACTCGCCGGGCGTGTGGAACCGCATGGACCACCGCCCGCTGGAGGGCTTCGTCTACGCGATCACGCCGTTCAACTTCACGGCCATCGCGGGCAATCTGCCCACCGCCCCCGCCCTCATGGGCAACGTCGTGGTGTGGAAGCCGTCCCCGACGCAGACCCACGCCGCCGTGCTGCTGATGCAGCTGCTGGAAGAGGCCGGTCTGCCCAAGGGCGTCATCAACCTGGTGACCGGTGACGGCATCGCCGTCTCCGAGGTGGCCCTGAACCACCGCGACCTGGCCGGTATCCACTTCACCGGTTCGACCCCCACCTTCCAGCACCTGTGGAAGACGGTCGGCACCAACATCGCCAACTACCGCACCTACCCGCGGCTCGTCGGCGAGACCGGTGGCAAGGACTTCGTGGTCGCCCACCCGTCGGCCGACCACGCCGTCCTGAAGACCGCACTGACCCGTGGCTCCTTCGAGTTCCAGGGCCAGAAGTGCTCGGCCTCCTCCCGGGCGTACGTCCCGGCCTCCATCTGGAACTCCGGTTTCAAGGAGGAGTTCGCCGCCGAGGTCGACTCCATCACCATGGGTGACGTCACCGACCTGTCGAACTTCATCGGCGCCGTCATCGACGACCGTTCGTTCGCCAAGAACAAGGCCGCGATCGACCGCGCGAAGGCCGACCCGTCCTGCACGATCATCGCGGGCGGCACGTACGACGACTCGGTGGGCTACTTCGTCCGCCCGACCGTCATCGAGTGCACCGACCCGGAGAACGAGGTCTTCACGACCGAGTACTTCGGCCCGATTCTCGCCGTGCACGTCTACGAGGACGACGCGTACGACGCGATGCTGGAGCAGATGGAGTCGGTCTCCGACTACGCGCTGACCGGTTCCGTCATCGCGAACGACCGCGCCGCGGCCGCGTACACGATGGAGAAGCTGCGGTACGCCGCGGGCAACTTCTACATCAACGACAAGTCGACCGGCGCCGTCGTCGGCCAGCAGCCCTTCGGTGGCGGCCGTGCCTCGGGTACGAACGACAAGGCGGGCGCCCCGCAGAACCTCCAGCGCTGGACCCTGACCCGGGCCATCAAGGAGACGCTGGTCCCGCCGACCGACTACACCTACCCCCACCAGGGCTGA